One segment of Primulina tabacum isolate GXHZ01 chromosome 14, ASM2559414v2, whole genome shotgun sequence DNA contains the following:
- the LOC142525310 gene encoding wall-associated receptor kinase-like 14, producing MTLVHKSTHFPDSMRIRINLVQLLGFVLSVVPCILASCNQKCGGQELHFPFGFSAGCKIQLNCSSNGTVFAAGFPVQSVTSDTILLTIPATCDRPVEALRSLFTPNYAPTSQNAVLLHNCSGLRSSCFIPTTMVQTHFELLNCNAKNDSISCYSEEDNRSSFINYEKLRRTSCRSLFSAISMESFGNSSSVSLDVQIVRLEWWILGRCKCAENARCVRIESTPVEGNPPGYRCQCADGFAGDGFTDGLGCWKESLGCNPSKYMNGRCGGTTRIGVLVGGVAAGASLMIVFGLIFCFIRKRSKLRSRSRKSRQLCKSAGIIIPIHPYKEIEKAADSFSEKRRLGNGAYGTVYSGKLNEEWVAIKRIKRRDADITEQVINEIKLLSSVSHPNLVRLLGCSIEDEEQILVYEFMPNGTLSQHLQREKGNGLPWPVRLTIASETAQAISYLHNAMHPPIYHRDIKSSNILLDYNYKSKVADFGLSRLGIIESSHISTAPQGTPGYLDPQYHQDFHLSDKSDVYSFGVVLIEIITALRAVDFSRPQNEVNLAALALDRIGRGCLSEIIDTSLKLHLDTWTVSSVHKVAELAFRCLSFHRDMRPSMMEVAIELEQNRLSKCPNSLDDTSSCSSSSNSSEKQMSLKQVLSCSGPFMSSTNSSDTVADFSPVSVQDSWQSDDQSSPSSNSLLNHFKR from the exons ATGACACTAGTTCATAAATCCACGCATTTTCCTGATTCAATGAGAATAAGAATCAACCTCGTACAGTTGCTCGGATTTGTTCTGTCAGTTGTTCCATGTATTTTAGCCTCGTGCAACCAAAAATGCGGCGGCCAGGAACTTCATTTCCCCTTCGGTTTCTCAGCCGGCTGCAAAATCCAACTAAACTGCAGCTCAAACGGAACAGTCTTCGCCGCTGGTTTTCCGGTTCAATCCGTCACATCAGACACCATCCTGCTCACAATTCCGGCGACTTGCGATCGACCTGTGGAGGCGCTGCGCAGCCTGTTTACACCAAACTACGCGCCAACGTCACAAAACGCGGTACTCCTGCATAACTGCAGCGGGCTGCGTAGCTCGTGCTTCATCCCAACGACGATGGTGCAGACCCACTTCGAGCTGCTCAACTGCAATGCGAAGAACGATAGCATAAGCTGCTACTCGGAGGAGGACAATCGGAGCTCGTTCATAAATTATGAGAAGTTGAGGAGGACAAGTTGTAGGTCTCTGTTCTCGGCGATCTCGATGGAGTCTTTCGGGAACAGTTCTTCCGTGTCTTTGGACGTGCAGATTGTGAGACTGGAGTGGTGGATTCTGGGACGATGTAAGTGTGCTGAGAATGCGAGGTGTGTTCGGATAGAGTCGACGCCCGTTGAAGGGAATCCACCGGGTTACAGGTGCCAATGCGCCGACGGGTTCGCCGGAGACGGATTCACGGACGGATTGGGTTGCTGGAAAG AATCATTAGGTTGCAATCCATCAAAGTACATGAACGGCAGATGCGGCGGAACAACAAGAATCGGAGTTCTGGTTGGAG GAGTAGCTGCAGGTGCTTCACTAATGATTGTCTTCGGCCTCATCTTCTGTTTCATACGAAAGAGATCCAAACTGAGAAGCAGAAGCAGAAAAAGCCGCCAGCTTTGCAAAAGTGCCGGGATTATCATTCCTATTCACCCATACAAAGAAATCGAGAAAGCCGCGGATTCCTTCTCTGAGAAAAGAAGGCTTGGGAACGGTGCCTATGGAACCGTTTACTCGGGTAAACTGAACGAGGAATGGGTCGCCATCAAGAGGATCAAACGCAGAGATGCAGACATCACTGAACAAGTCATAAACGAGATCAAACTCCTATCCTCAGTAAGCCATCCGAACCTAGTGCGGCTCCTTGGTTGCTCCATCGAAGATGAAGAGCAGATTCTTGTTTATGAGTTCATGCCTAATGGAACCTTATCCCAGCATCTCCAAAGAGAAAAGGGCAATGGGCTTCCATGGCCAGTTCGTTTAACTATTGCATCGGAAACAGCTCAGGCTATTTCCTATCTTCATAATGCAATGCACCCACCTATTTATCATAGGGATATAAAATCAAGCAACATACTCCTAGACTACAACTACAAGTCCAAAGTAGCGGACTTTGGGCTTTCTAGATTAGGTATTATCGAGTCATCCCACATCTCAACTGCCCCTCAGGGCACCCCCGGATATCTCGATCCTCAGTATCATCAGGATTTTCATTTATCCGATAAGAGTGATGTGTATAGTTTTGGAGTCGTTCTTATCGAAATCATAACAGCTTTGAGAGCTGTGGATTTCAGTCGCCCTCAGAATGAAGTAAATCTGGCTGCATTAGCTTTAGACAGGATTGGAAGAGGCTGTCTAAGCGAGATAATCGACACGTCCCTCAAACTACACTTGGATACTTGGACAGTTTCATCGGTGCACAAAGTGGCTGAACTGGCATTCAGATGTCTGTCGTTTCACAGGGATATGAGGCCTTCTATGATGGAAGTTGCCATAGAATTGGAACAGAATAGGCTGAGTAAATGTCCAAATTCATTAGATGATACATCTTCATGTTCATCTTCTTCCAATTCAAGTGAAAAACAGATGAGTTTGAAGCAGGTATTGAGTTGCAGCGGTCCATTCATGAGTAGCACGAATTCATCGGATACTGTTGCAGATTTTTCTCCAGTTTCAGTTCAGGATTCTTGGCAAAGTGATGATCAGAGCTCGCCTTCATCAAATAGTTTGCTGAATCATTTCAAAAGGTGA
- the LOC142525440 gene encoding protein JINGUBANG-like — protein MTGGEKRYTKTLEESKNKLSNNSLSSSAEVDDFATRNSNLSTYEISRFSCEGSPTMASPWNQNSPCARSPWTSNFSRNLSQNVSQNGLICSLVREEGHIYSLAAKDGTLYTGSDSKNIRVWKNMQVFSAFKSNSGLVKAIIICGNTIYTGHQDGKVRVWKINPKDPSMHKQSGTFPAFFDIFKASIRPKNYVEVKRNRSTIWIKHADAISCLSMNKEKGLLYSASWDGTFKVWRVKDSKCLESVKAHDDAVNSVVSSIQGIVYTGSADGTVKVWKREQKGKVVRHVLTQTLLRQESAVTALAVNDTGSVVYCGSSDGIVNFWEMEKELSHSGVLKGHKLAVLCLAVAGNLVFSGSADNTICVWRREGVVHRCLSVLTGHTGPVKCLAIEEDSSVAGDRKWLVYSGSLDKSVKVWKVSETAPDLQRRTLIQKINGNFDWESMPSAKY, from the coding sequence ATGACGGGAGGAGAAAAAAGGTATACAAAAACGTTGGAGGAAAGCAAGAACAAGCTTTCAAACAATTCTTTATCCTCCTCGGCGGAAGTTGATGATTTCGCCACACGGAATAGCAACTTGTCCACCTATGAAATCAGCCGATTCAGCTGCGAGGGATCCCCCACGATGGCGTCTCCGTGGAACCAAAACTCCCCATGCGCCAGATCCCCATGGACCTCTAACTTCTCCCGAAACCTGTCTCAGAATGTTTCTCAAAATGGCCTGATTTGCTCCCTCGTAAGAGAAGAAGGCCACATCTATTCCCTAGCTGCCAAGGATGGCACACTATACACGGGTTCAGACAGCAAGAACATCCGAGTTTGGAAAAATATGCAAGTATTCTCAGCCTTCAAATCCAACAGTGGCCTTGTCAAAGCCATTATCATATGCGGGAACACGATTTACACTGGTCATCAGGATGGAAAGGTTCGTGTGTGGAAGATTAATCCCAAGGATCCAAGCATGCACAAGCAATCAGGCACTTTCCCTGCATTCTTTGACATCTTCAAAGCCTCGATCAGGCCGAAGAATTATGTGGAGGTAAAGCGTAATCGATCCACCATCTGGATAAAGCATGCCGATGCCATTTCTTGCCTGAGCATGAATAAAGAAAAAGGGCTACTGTATTCAGCTTCATGGGACGGAACTTTCAAAGTTTGGAGAGTGAAGGACTCAAAATGCCTCGAATCAGTGAAGGCGCACGACGATGCCGTTAATTCAGTCGTTTCAAGTATCCAAGGTATAGTGTATACCGGCTCGGCCGACGGCACTGTCAAAGTATGGAAACGAGAACAGAAAGGTAAGGTGGTGAGGCATGTCTTAACTCAGACTCTGCTCCGCCAGGAATCTGCTGTCACAGCTCTGGCTGTAAATGATACGGGTTCAGTTGTGTATTGCGGGTCCTCCGATGGGATAGTGAATTTCTGGGAGATGGAGAAGGAACTGTCACACAGTGGAGTACTTAAAGGGCACAAACTGGCAGTGCTCTGCCTCGCAGTGGCGGGGAATTTAGTCTTCAGCGGGTCTGCCGATAACACCATATGCGTGTGGCGGAGGGAAGGGGTGGTGCATAGGTGCCTGTCGGTGTTGACGGGACACACAGGGCCGGTGAAGTGCTTGGCCATTGAGGAGGATTCTTCCGTGGCTGGAGATCGGAAGTGGTTGGTGTATAGTGGGAGTCTCGATAAATCTGTGAAGGTGTGGAAGGTGTCGGAAACGGCACCGGATTTGCAGCGGAGGACTTTGATACAGAAGATTAATGGGAATTTTGATTGGGAATCAATGCCATCAGCCAAGTATTGA
- the LOC142524521 gene encoding cytochrome P450 CYP82D47-like → MEFTWSSSIATAFIFFLSIYFLLKFAATRIRKSNRNSPPEAAGGWPLIGHLNLLSGPEQPHVALSDLAGKYGPIYSINLGVYRCLVVSSWEVAKEIFNSTNDVCFSNRPQTAAIQLMSYDFAMFGFSEYNDYWRELRKFCMQKLLSPQRVSTLGTAWETETRALMKLIYISCRKNNFRAPLEMKKCLGDLTLNSMVRIVSGATVKKMDFKEAENWREQIREFFKMMDALTFTDVVPYLKWLDYFKGTKKAFEKTGKLMDTILKSWLEKHKKLQKMKSENGLQQLDEEKDFMEVMMEAADSIAHQFPKYDADTIIKATCQTMIIAGTDTMSVTLVWALCLLLNNRHVLERAQQELDNHIGRSRMVEKSDIGNLVYIQAIIKETLRLNPAVLLLPPREASRDSTIAGYQIPAGTRVMLNLWKMHRDPCVWSDPLEFKPERFLTEHRDVDLKGQHFQFLPFGVGRRICPGIAFALQFMELALATLLHGFDLRTPEGDVVDMTGSLGTTNMKASPLPILLTPRLSHDLFLC, encoded by the exons ATGGAATTTACATGGAGTTCTTCAATAGCAACTGCTTTCATATTCTTTCTTAGCATCTACTTTCTGCTAAAATTTGCAGCAACAAGAATCAGAAAAAGTAACAGAAATTCACCCCCGGAAGCGGCCGGGGGATGGCCGCTCATCGGCCACTTGAATTTGCTGTCAGGCCCGGAGCAACCTCATGTAGCGTTATCAGATTTAGCAGGCAAATATGGCCCGATTTACAGCATCAACTTAGGCGTGTACCGTTGTTTGGTGGTCAGCAGTTGGGAAGTGGCTAAAGAAATATTCAACTCCACAAACGACGTATGTTTCTCCAACAGGCCACAGACTGCGGCGATTCAGCTTATGAGCTACGATTTTGCCATGTTCGGCTTCAGCGAATATAACGATTATTGGCGGGAACTGCGCAAGTTTTGCATGCAAAAGCTGCTATCGCCTCAAAGGGTTTCGACTCTTGGCACTGCGTGGGAGACTGAAACTCGGGCCCTGATGAAATTAATTTACATATCGTGCCGGAAGAATAACTTCCGGGCGCCATTGGAAATGAAGAAATGTTTGGGGGACCTGACGTTGAATTCGATGGTGAGGATAGTTTCGGGGGCTACGGTGAAGAAAATGGATTTCAAAGAGGCTGAGAATTGGCGAGAACAGATCAGGGAATTCTTCAAAATGATGGATGCGCTTACTTTCACGGATGTGGTGCCATATCTGAAATGGTTGGATTACTTCAAAGGAACGAAGAAAGCTTTTGAGAAGACAGGGAAACTGATGGATACCATCCTGAAATCGTGGCTTGAGAAGCACAAGAAATTACAGAAGATGAAATCTGAAAATGGGCTGCAGCAGCTTGACGAAGAAAAAGATTTCATGGAGGTGATGATGGAGGCGGCGGATTCCATCGCGCATCAGTTTCCGAAATATGATGCTGATACAATCATCAAAGCCACTTGTCAG ACTATGATAATCGCGGGAACTGATACGATGAGCGTGACTCTCGTTTGGGCATTATGTCTACTACTCAACAATCGCCACGTCCTTGAAAGGGCTCAACAAGAACTAGACAATCACATTGGCAGATCAAGAATGGTGGAAAAATCAGATATTGGAAATTTAGTATACATCCAAGCCATTATCAAGGAAACCCTCCGCTTAAATCCGGCAGTGTTACTTCTACCTCCTCGCGAGGCATCTCGAGACTCGACCATTGCAGGATACCAAATTCCAGCTGGAACCCGTGTCATGTTAAACCTGTGGAAAATGCATCGTGATCCATGTGTATGGTCGGACCCATTAGAATTTAAACCTGAAAGGTTTTTGACAGAACATAGAGATGTTGATTTAAAAGGTCAGCACTTTCAGTTTCTTCCATTTGGTGTTGGCAGAAGAATTTGTCCTGGAATCGCATTCGCTTTGCAATTTATGGAACTTGCACTTGCTACCCTTTTGCATGGATTTGATCTCAGAACACCTGAAGGTGATGTTGTGGACATGACAGGCAGTTTAGGTACTACTAATATGAAGGCTTCCCCTCTTCCGATTCTCCTCACACCAAGATTGTCGCATGATCTGTTCTTGTGCTAG